DNA from Paraburkholderia sp. BL10I2N1:
GCGGGTGGCCTGGCACAGATCGTCCGCTAAGCTGTTTATTCAGCAGTAACCTGGCCGGAACCCTGGCCATCTGGCCAGGTTGTTGTTCGACCGCCGTTCCCGCATGATCTGGGGAACGGCGTTTCCCTTTTGTTCCGGTCTCACTTTTTGCCTCATTTTTGCGAACTACGACGATGTCTACCCTTTACGAATCTACGCTCCGCTCGCTGCCGCTACTCGGCCGCGGCAAGGTCCGCGACAACTATGCGGTGGGCAACGACCAGTTGCTGATCGTCACGACTGACCGTCTGTCGGCGTTCGACGTCATCATGGGCGAGCCGATTCCGGACAAGGGTCGCGTGCTGAACCAGATGGCCAACTTCTGGTTCGACAGGCTCAAGCACATCGTGCCGAATCACCTGACGGGCGTCGAGCCAGAATCGGTCGTCGCTCCCGATGAAGTCGAGCAGGTAAAAGGCCGCGCGGTGGTCGTGAAACGCCTCGAACCGATCCTCGTCGAAGCCGTGGTGCGCGGCTATCTGGCCGGCAGCGGCTGGAAGGACTATCAGACAACCGGTTCCGTGTGCGGCGTGGAATTGCCGCCGGGCCTGCAAAATGCGCAGAAGCTGCCTGAGCCGATCTTTACGCCGGCCGCCAAGGCCGAAATGGGCCACCACGACGAAAACATCACGTATAACGAGATGGAGCGCCGGATCGGCACGGAACTGTCGGCCACGATCCGCGACATCTCGATTCGCCTGTACAAGGAAGCCGCCGATTACGCCGCCACGCGCGGCATCATCATCGCGGACACGAAGTTCGAATTCGGTCTGGATAACCACGGCAAGCTCTACTTGATGGATGAAGCGCTGACGGCCGATTCGTCGCGGTTCTGGCCGGCAGACCAGTACCAGGTGGGCACGAACCCCCCGTCGTTCGACAAGCAGTTCGTCCGTGACTGGCTGGAAACCCAGCCATGGAAGAAAGAGCCGCCCGCGCCGAAACTGCCGGACGAGGTTGTCACGAGGACCGGCCAGAAGTACCAGGAAGCGCTCGAGCGCCTGACCGGGCAGAAGCTCGCCTGACGCCTGCGAAAATAAGGAAGTCCGTACGATGAATGAAGTCCAGACCGCCCACATGCATGCCGCGCCGATGGTCGGCGTGCTGATGGGCTCCAGTTCCGACTGGGAAATCATGAAGCATGCCGTTGCGATCCTGCGGGAATTCGGCGTGCCTTACGAAGCGAGGGTGGTGTCGGCGCACCGGATGCCCGACGAGATGTTCGAATACGCAGAAGGCGCTCGTGAGCGCGGCCTGCGCGCGATTATTGCCGGTGCCGGCGGCGCCGCGCATCTGCCGGGTATGCTGGCTGCCAAAACCACGGTGCCCGTACTTGGCGTGCCGGTGGCCAGCAAGTATCTGAAGGGCGTCGATTCGTTGCATTCGATCGTGCAGATGCCGAAGGGCGTGCCGGTCGCAACGTTCGCGATTGGCGAAGCGGGTGCGGCGAACGCAGCGCTCTTCGCTGTGTCGATTCTGAGCGTCACGTCGACCGAATACGCGAACCAGCTTGCCGCGTTCCGTGTGCGCCAGAACGAAGCGGCACATGCAATGGTGTTGCCCGCGCTGTGAGCGCGATTCGCTTTTCCCTGCCTGACCCCCGGCCCATGCGCGGCGCTCAGCTTGGCGCACCGGCCGTGACCGACCACTGAGATGAACCCAGACAACACACCGGTTTCACCGATTCTGCC
Protein-coding regions in this window:
- the purE gene encoding 5-(carboxyamino)imidazole ribonucleotide mutase; translated protein: MNEVQTAHMHAAPMVGVLMGSSSDWEIMKHAVAILREFGVPYEARVVSAHRMPDEMFEYAEGARERGLRAIIAGAGGAAHLPGMLAAKTTVPVLGVPVASKYLKGVDSLHSIVQMPKGVPVATFAIGEAGAANAALFAVSILSVTSTEYANQLAAFRVRQNEAAHAMVLPAL
- a CDS encoding phosphoribosylaminoimidazolesuccinocarboxamide synthase, whose amino-acid sequence is MSTLYESTLRSLPLLGRGKVRDNYAVGNDQLLIVTTDRLSAFDVIMGEPIPDKGRVLNQMANFWFDRLKHIVPNHLTGVEPESVVAPDEVEQVKGRAVVVKRLEPILVEAVVRGYLAGSGWKDYQTTGSVCGVELPPGLQNAQKLPEPIFTPAAKAEMGHHDENITYNEMERRIGTELSATIRDISIRLYKEAADYAATRGIIIADTKFEFGLDNHGKLYLMDEALTADSSRFWPADQYQVGTNPPSFDKQFVRDWLETQPWKKEPPAPKLPDEVVTRTGQKYQEALERLTGQKLA